One Hevea brasiliensis isolate MT/VB/25A 57/8 chromosome 5, ASM3005281v1, whole genome shotgun sequence genomic region harbors:
- the LOC110644523 gene encoding mitogen-activated protein kinase kinase kinase ANP1 produces MQEFLGSVRRSIVFRPPQDNQEYGINPLTGNLVEKLNSCIRKSRIFSKPSSTSLAMTPPIRYRKGELIGCGAFGHVYMGMNLDSGELLAVKQVLIAANGASRERAQAQIKELEEEVKLLKNLSHPNIVRYLGTDREEETLNILLEFVPGGSISSLLGKFGPFPEAVIRTYTKQLLLGLEYLHNNGIMHRDIKGANILVDNKGCIKLADFGASKQVVELATVSGAKSMKGTPYWMAPEVILQTGHSFSADIWSVGCTVIEMATGKPPWSQQYQEVAALFYVGSTKSHPEIPEHLTAEAKDFLLKCLQKEPNMRPDASTLLQHPFVTGQREACEPVYSTPFMETSEIPLQSCSKDLETLQLPSVSGTMDVCNLGSLSGSVDPNKLLESKDLWRTNNSDDDMCQIDGDDFATTTSKVKFSPVLNSDDINKSCDSIHELSGDWRCKFDENIKPEQAGARLDIDQPDQRDSTLSFPCGASLSEDDDELTESKITAFLDEKALELKKLQTPLYEEFYNSLNGACSPRFVESSHDETPPNYLKLPPKSRSPSRAPLGTPSAATDAVSTGSPGTNTRRVSNVGNASDQSSQDNSSPQYNDQKVLGVDDQPEASSPSVSFSERQKKWKEELDQELERKREMMRQAGVGSKTSSPKDRALNRQRERTRFASPSK; encoded by the exons ATGCAAGAGTTTCTGGGATCAGTCAGGCGATCAATAGTATTCCGTCCACCCCAAGATAATCAAGAATATGGCATTAATCCATTAACAGGAAACCTGGTGGAAAAGTTAAATTCTTGCATTCGTAAATCCAGAATCTTCTCCAAACCCTCTTCTACATCGCTTGCAATGACGCCTCCGATCCGATATCGCAAAGGGGAGTTAATCGGTTGCGGTGCATTTGGCCATGTTTATATGGGCATGAATCTTGATTCTGGAGAACTCTTGGCAGTGAAGCAG GTGTTGATTGCAGCTAATGGTGCTTCAAGGGAGAGAGCACAG GCTCAAATCAAAGAGCTTGAGGAAGAAGTGAAGCTTTTGAAGAATCTTTCTCATCCCAACATTGTT AGATATTTGGGTACAGATAGGGAGGAGGAAACCTTAAACATTCTGCTTGAATTTGTTCCAGGGGGATCAATATCATCACTTCTGGGGAAATTTGGACCCTTCCCTGAGGCA GTTATAAGAACGTACACAAAGCAATTGCTGCTGGGATTGGAGTATTTACACAATAATGGAATTATGCACAGGGACATTAAG GGGGCCAACATCCTTGTTGATAATAAAGGATGCATTAAACTTGCAGATTTTGGTGCATCAAAACAAGTAGTTGAGCTG GCCACTGTTTCTGGCGCCAAGTCCATGAAGGGCACTCCATATTGGATGGCTCCAGAAGTCATTCTGCAGACTGGACATAGCTT CTCTGCTGATATATGGAGTGTCGGATGTACTGTAATAGAGATGGCCACTGGAAAGCCTCCTTGGAGCCAACAATATCAGGAG GTTGCTGCCCTATTCTATGTAGGATCAACAAAGTCACATCCAGAAATCCCAGAACATCTAACTGCTGAAGCAAAAGATTTTCTCCTCAAGTGCTTGCAAAA GGAGCCAAATATGAGACCAGATGCATCTACATTGCTGCAG CATCCCTTTGTAACTGGACAGCGTGAAGCATGTGAACCTGTTTATAGCACTCCTTTCATG GAAACTTCTGAAATTCCTCTGCAGTCATGCAGCAAGGATCTTGAAACCCT TCAACTGCCATCTGTCTCTGGCACAATGGATGTCTGTAACTTGGGCAGTCTGAGCGGCTCAGTTGATCCTAATAAACTGTTGGAAAGCAAGGATTTATGGAGAACAAATAATAGTGATGATGATATGTGTCAAATTGATGGAGATGATTTTGCTACAACTACTAGCAAAGTCAAGTTTAGTCCTGTTTTGAATTCTGATGACATTAACAAG AGTTGTGATTCCATACATGAGCTCTCTGGAGATTGGAGATGCAAATTTGATGAGAATATAAAGCCAGAACAAGCAGGAGCAAGATTAGATATTGATCAACCAGATCAAAGGGACAGTACTCTTTCATTTCCTTGTGGGGCATCACTTTCTGAGGATGATGATGAACTTACTGAGTCTAAAATTACAGCCTTTCTGGATGAGAAG GCTTTAGAACTGAAGAAGTTACAAACACCTTTATATGAAGAGTTCTACAACAGTTTGAATGGAGCTTGCTCTCCAAGATTTGTGGAGAGTTCACACGATGAAACTCCTCCAAATTACTTGAAACTACCACCCAAAAGCAGGTCGCCCAGTCGAGCCCCTCTTGGAACCCCATCTGCAGCAACTGATGCTGTTAGTACTGGAAGCCCTGGGACTAATACTAGGCGTGTATCAAACGTTGGCAATGCAAGTGATCAATCTTCACAGGACAATTCATCACCTCAGTACAATGATCAAAAAGTGCTTGGAGTTGATGATCAACCAGAAGCAAGTAGCCCAAG TGTGAGCTTTTCTGAGAGACAGAAGAAGTGGAAAGAAGAACTTGACCAAGAGCTTGAGAGAAAGAGAG AGATGATGCGGCAAGCAGGTGTGGGAAGTAAAACATCATCCCCAAAAGATCGAGCTTTGAACCGGCAGAGAGAGCGGACAAGATTTGCATCTCCAAGCAAATGA
- the LOC110644524 gene encoding putative UDP-glucuronate:xylan alpha-glucuronosyltransferase 5 — MASSRPLRSFQTLLTISLFFLSLALTFLALLSVKPKPHYSTSLQPNPSHGWFDIVAEMVDTQKIRIGLVNVDDDIKSVTYGLAETVSVDFEPVSKEKKWEDFFPEWIDEHHKWGRPRCPEIPMPRLEDYLGLDVIVARVPCGEGKTEKEGIRNVWRLQVNLVVANLVVANGWVQKAAETERTVYVVFMGSCGPMQEIFRCDDLLTRIGDYWVYKPELRKLKQKMLMPVGSCQIAPPYAAEKGQEIWKRRIIPTLKVRLNHTAYQRVAYVTVLHSSEAYVCGAIALAQSIIQTKSTKDLVLLHDSSITSKSLRGLRAAGWKTRLIEPIRSPSARRGSYNEWNYSKLRVWQLTDYDKVIFIDADIIVLKNLDKFFVYPQLSASANDKVLFNSGIMVIEPSKCTFEDLMSKTYKLASYNGGDQGFLNEAFTWWHRLPSKLNHLKVFNIKGNPNHEIPDDLYTIHLLGLKPWMCYRDYDCNWDMLARHIFASDSAHRRWWHVYEAMPKKLQKYCGLTRQMELRIRKWRGIAKKANLSDGHWKINAIDPRKHLLI; from the exons ATGGCCTCTTCTAGGCCCCTGAGATCATTTCAAACACTCTTAACTatctctctcttctttctctctttaGCCCTCACATTTCTAGCTTTATTGTCCGTCAAGCCAAAACCCCATTACAGTACTAGTCTCCAGCCTAATCCTTCCCATGGCTGGTTCGATATTGTTGCAGAAATGGTCGATACCCAGAAAATCAGAATTGGTTTGGTTAACGTAGATGATGATATAAAAAGCGTTACATATGGATTAGCAGAGACTGTCTCAGTGGATTTCGAGCCTGTTTCCAAGGAGAAAAAATGGGAGGATTTTTTCCCAGAGTGGATAGATGAACACCATAAGTGGGGCCGACCACGGTGCCCGGAGATTCCCATGCCGAGACTTGAGGATTACCTTGGCTTAGATGTGATCGTGGCTAGGGTTCCTTGTGGTGAAGGGAAGACAGAGAAGGAGGGAATTAGGAATGTGTGGAGGTTGCAAGTAAATTTGGTGGTGGCTAATCTTGTGGTGGCGAATGGGTGGGTGCAGAAGGCTGCAGAGACTGAACGGACGGTGTACGTTGTGTTCATGGGGTCTTGTGGACCCATGCAAGAAATTTTCAGATGTGATGATCTGTTGACTCGTATAGGCGATTACTGGGTGTACAAGCCTGAACTAAGGAAGCTGAAGCAGAAGATGCTAATGCCTGTTGGGTCATGCCAGATTGCTCCACCGTATGCTGCAGAGAAAG GTCAAGAAATTTGGAAACGAAGAATTATTCCAACACTAAAGGTCAGGCTCAACCACACCGCATACCAAAGGGTCGCCTATGTAACAGTCCTCCATTCTTCAGAAGCTTATGTCTGTGGTGCGATAGCTTTGGCTCAAAGTATAATTCAAACCAAATCTACCAAAGACCTTGTCTTACTCCACGACTCCTCGATAACTTCGAAGTCTCTTCGAGGTTTAAGAGCTGCTGGGTGGAAAACAAGGTTGATAGAACCCATCAGAAGCCCCTCTGCTAGACGGGGCTCATATAATGAGTGGAACTACAGCAAGCTTAGAGTTTGGCAATTAACAGATTATGACAAAGTTATTTTCATAGATGCAGATATTATAGTCCTTAAAAACTTGGATAAATTCTTTGTTTACCCACAATTATCAGCTTCTGCAAATGATAAGGTGTTATTCAACTCTGGAATCATGGTGATAGAGCCATCGAAGTGCACATTCGAAGATCTGATGTCCAAGACTTATAAGTTAGCTTCTTATAATGGTGGTGATCAAGGGTTTCTTAATGAAGCCTTTACATGGTGGCATCGGTTGCCTTCAAAGCTAAATCATCTTAAGGTCTTCAACATAAAAGGGAACCCAAATCATGAAATCCCAGACGACCTTTATACTATTCATTTGTTGGGGTTGAAGCCATGGATGTGTTACAGGGACTATGATTGCAACTGGGATATGTTAGCTCGTCACATATTTGCCAGTGACTCAGCTCACAGAAGGTGGTGGCATGTATATGAAGCTATGCCAAAGAAATTGCAGAAATATTGTGGGCTAACGAGGCAAATGGAGTTGAGGATAAGGAAGTGGAGAGGGATTGCTAAGAAAGCAAATTTGTCTGATGGGCATTGGAAGATCAATGCTATAGACCCAAGAAAACATCTCTTGATTTGA